The following are encoded in a window of Rosa chinensis cultivar Old Blush chromosome 4, RchiOBHm-V2, whole genome shotgun sequence genomic DNA:
- the LOC112198544 gene encoding 9-cis-epoxycarotenoid dioxygenase NCED6, chloroplastic, protein MHASLHFITTPPQSSSTLKTPSKTHIPTTQNAAVCKILINPMRKTLPRETQKPLKPPLPLPKTKPLVEPVPEIVDPTKPCYPSHLNPLQKLAASVLDKLEAVVIEPLEKKQKLPKTIDPAVQISGNFAPVRECPVQHGLEVLGQIPDCLRGVYVRNGANPMFTPSGGHHLFDGDGMIHALTLGVGNKASYSCRYTRTSRLKQEAMLGRPMFPKPIGELHGHSGLARLGLFLARAAIGLVDCSQGTGVANAGLVYFNGRLLAMSEDDLPYNVKIKGNGDLETIGRFNFNGGLDRPMIAHPKVDPVTGELHALSYDVVNKPHLKYYKFDTCGRKSREVGITLEQPAMVHDFAITENHAVIPDQQVVFKLSEMMKGGSPVIYDPEKMSRFGILPKNDEEGSGIQWINVPDCFCFHLCNAWEETSDSGDPIIVVIGSCMNPPDSVFNEHNTDPLRIELSEIRMNMRSGESSRRVIVSGLNLEVGVVNKQLLGQKTTYLYMAVAEPWPKCSGIAKVDVETGSVTKYMYGTDRFGGEPFYVPKLRSGSVGNNGVVQGGDDDEGYLMGFVRDEREEKSEMVILDASSMKQVGSVRLPARVPYGFHGTFISEQDLKEQALS, encoded by the coding sequence ATGCATGCCTCTTTGCATTTCATCACTACTCCTCCACAGTCCTCTTCCACTCTTAAAACTCCAAGTAAAACGCACATACCCACAACTCAAAACGCAGCAGTATGCAAAATCCTCATCAACCCAATGAGAAAAACGCTACCTCGAGAAACCCAGAAACCATTGAAACCACCTTTGCCCCTACCAAAAACTAAACCCTTGGTCGAGCCCGTGCCTGAAATAGTCGACCCAACCAAACCCTGTTACCCTTCTCACTTAAACCCACTTCAAAAACTAGCAGCCTCAGTATTAGACAAACTAGAAGCTGTGGTTATAGAGCCTCtagaaaagaagcaaaaattGCCCAAGACTATCGACCCGGCGGTTCAGATATCCGGCAACTTCGCGCCGGTTCGGGAGTGTCCGGTTCAGCACGGGCTTGAAGTACTAGGTCAAATCCCGGATTGTTTACGTGGCGTTTATGTCCGTAACGGCGCTAATCCTATGTTTACTCCCTCGGGTGGTCATCACTTGTTTGATGGGGACGGTATGATCCACGCGCTCACTTTGGGCGTGGGTAACAAAGCTAGCTACTCTTGTAGGTACACCCGCACGAGCCGGCTCAAGCAAGAAGCCATGCTAGGGCGGCCGATGTTTCCGAAGCCGATAGGTGAGCTTCATGGGCACTCGGGTTTGGCTCGGCTCGGTTTGTTCTTGGCTCGAGCCGCAATCGGCTTGGTTGACTGCTCACAAGGCACCGGCGTGGCTAATGCCGGCTTGGTCTACTTCAACGGACGCTTATTAGCCATGTCCGAGGATGACCTCCCTTACAATGTTAAGATCAAAGGTAACGGTGATCTCGAAACGATCGGACGGTTCAATTTCAACGGTGGTCTCGACCGGCCTATGATTGCTCATCCAAAGGTGGACCCGGTGACGGGTGAGCTCCACGCGCTGAGCTACGACGTGGTCAACAAACCTCACCTTAAATACTACAAGTTTGACACGTGCGGGAGAAAGTCACGTGAGGTGGGAATCACACTAGAGCAGCCTGCTATGGTGCATGACTTTGCCATAACGGAGAACCATGCTGTGATCCCGGACCAGCAAGTTGTATTCAAGCTATCCGAAATGATGAAAGGCGGCTCGCCCGTAATCTATGACCCGGAAAAGATGTCTCGCTTTGGAATTTTGCCTAAGAATGATGAAGAGGGGTCGGGCATTCAATGGATCAACGTACCCGATTGCTTTTGTTTCCATTTGTGCAATGCATGGGAGGAAACTTCGGACTCGGGTGACCCGATCATTGTTGTCATTGGTTCCTGCATGAATCCGCCTGACTCGGTTTTTAACGAGCACAATACTGACCCACTGCGGATTGAATTATCCGAAATCCGGATGAACATGAGGTCCGGAGAATCGAGTCGTCGGGTCATTGTCTCGGGTTTAAATTTAGAAGTGGGGGTGGTGAACAAGCAGCTCCTAGGGCAAAAGACTACATATTTGTACATGGCTGTAGCGGAGCCATGGCCCAAGTGTTCGGGCATCGCTAAGGTGGATGTGGAAACCGGTTCGGTGACCAAGTACATGTACGGGACCGACCGGTTCGGAGGTGAGCCGTTTTACGTACCCAAATTGAGAAGTGGCAGCGTGGGAAACAATGGAGTAGTACAAgggggtgatgatgatgagggaTATCTAATGGGTTTTGTGAGGGATGAGAGGGAGGAGAAATCAGAAATGGTGATCTTGGATGCTTCAAGCATGAAGCAAGTGGGTTCAGTGAGATTGCCTGCTAGAGTTCCTTATGGATTCCACGGTACATTTATTAGTGAACAAGATTTGAAGGAGCAGGCTTTGAGTTAA